A genomic region of Balearica regulorum gibbericeps isolate bBalReg1 chromosome 8, bBalReg1.pri, whole genome shotgun sequence contains the following coding sequences:
- the LOC104639336 gene encoding calcium-activated chloride channel regulator 1 isoform X1, whose amino-acid sequence MRVTGSLIFLLSFQLLHLAKSSMVWLNKNGYEDLVVAINPQVPEDTNIILNTMNMIKNASNYLFETTKHRFFFKSVKIIIPKTWKKNPNYSRLKTESYDKADVIIADPNIKYGDDPYTLQYGGCREKGRYIHFTPNFLLNDNLTNVYGEKGRIFVHEWAHLRWGVFNEYNDDIPFYVSRNSASVEATSCPAGVAGIPVFQDCRGDKCEPRSCRYDGQLYEKGCIFIPDVQQNISCCIMYSQYIPSVVEFCDKNTHNSEAPNMQNKICNHKSTWEVIMESDDFHNSAVVNASVPPSETNFRLLQTQDRAIALVLDVSGSMSMHNRIRHLHSAAEEFLLCIIETGSWVAIVTFDSSASEKAPLQQITNDAARQKLVQYLPTFASGKTNICAGIHKGLKLIADKMNTTYGSEIVLLTDGEDSHIAACFDVVKESGAKIHTIALGPEADKDLEELSELTGGLKLYAVDAFVPSKLIETFSAITSGSGDISKQSIQLESKELVVQPSEWMNTTVPVDKTVGNDTFFSIAWNQSQPFFFLKDSKGKVYGSSDFTIRNSNTARLSISGTAEVGNWEFCIKNVHTATQTLSVTATSRPACSNVPPVSTAAHMSRAKRAFNPVVVYAEVSQGFLPVLGATVIATIEKDGAAAVTLELLDNGAGADMTKNDGIYSRYFTSLQGTGRYSLKVNARGTNTTTRLSLQQNRASYIRGYRENGKIYLNAPRPKFADKEIQVKLGSFSRISTSSLVVNIEGDSAPIYPPCKVTDLHARIENKTIVLSWTAPGGDFDNGKADHYIIKSSENLLDLRNHFDRATSVNSSNLIPQEAGREETFEIKPENFITEKDTVIYFALRAVDDTNLTSEVSNIAQATWFIPSKASVPLDYDGNNDGASSTVIAAIVALCVVVVCTVVTSTLCVLQKQKGRVDIETMQKHV is encoded by the exons ATGAGGGTGACTGGGAGCTTgatatttttgctgtcttttcagCTCCTGCATTTGGCAAAAAGTTCTATGGTATGGCTAAATAAGAATGGCTATGAGGATTTGGTTGTTGCAATTAATCCCCAGGTGCCAGAAGATACCAACATCATCCTGAACACGATG AACATGATTAAAAATGCTTCTAATTACTTGTTTGAAACGACAAAACATCGTTTTTTCTTCAAGTCTGTAAAAATTATAATTCctaaaacatggaagaaaaaccccaactattCAAGATTAAAAACAGAATCATATGACAAG GCAGATGTCATCATAGCAGACCCTAATATAAAATATGGAGATGATCCTTATACCTTACAGTATGGAGGATGTAGGGAGAAAGGACGTTACATCCATTTCACACCTAACTTCCTGTTAAATGACAATTTGACTAATGTTTATGGAGAAAAAG GTCGAATTTTTGTCCACGAATGGGCTCACCTTCGGTGGGGAGTGTTCAATGAATATAATGACGACATACCTTTTTATGTGTCTAGAAATTCTGCAAGTGTTGAAGCAAcaag CTGTCCAGCTGGTGTGGCTGGTATACCTGTTTTCCAAGACTGCAGAGGAGATAAATGTGAGCCAAGAAGCTGTAGATATGATGGTCAGCTGTATGAAAAAGGATGTATATTTATTCCAGATGTACAACAAAATATCTCATGTTGTATTATGTATTCACAGTACATACCATCT GTGGTTGAATTTTGTGATAAAAACACTCACAATAGTGAAGCTCCAAATATGCAGAATAAGATATGCAACCACAAAAGCACCTGGGAAGTAATTATGGAATCTGACGACTTTCACAATTCGGCTGTTGTAAATGCTTCTGTGCCCCCCTCTGAGACTAATTTCAGGCTACTGCAGACCCAAGACAGAGCAATTGCTTTAGTACTGGATGTTTCTGGGAGCATGTCAATG CACAACCGCATCAGACATCTCCATAGCGCTGCAGAGGAATTTCTGCTCTGTATTATTGAAACCGGTTCCTGGGTTGCAATTGTCACATTTGACTCTAGCGCATCGGAAAAAGCTCCTTTGCAACAAATAACCAATGATGCAGCACGCCAAAAACTTGTTCAATATTTGCCTACATTTGCTAGTGGAAAAACCAATATCTGTGCAGGCATACATAAAGGACTTAAG TTAATTGCAGATAAAATGAATACTACATATGGTTCAGAAATTGTGTTACTGACAGATGGAGAGGACTCACATATAGCAGCTTGCTTTGATGTGGTGAAAGAAAGTGGGGCAAAAATTCACACCATTGCACTGGGGCCAGAGGCAGACAAAGACTTAGAAGAACTTTCAGAACTAACAG GAGGTTTGAAGCTTTATGCTGTAGATGCATTTGTCCCCAGCAAATTAATTGAGACATTCAGTGCAATTACCTCGGGAAGCGGAGATATTTCTAAACAATCTATTCAG CTTGAAAGCAAAGAGCTAGTTGTTCAGCCTTCTGAATGGATGAATACTACTGTGCCTGTTGACAAAACTGTGGGAAATGACACCTTCTTCAGCATTGCATGGAACCAGTCtcagccattttttttcctgaaggactcCAAAGGAAAAGTATATGGAAGCTCAGACTTTACAATCCGTAATTCAAACACAGCTAGACTCAGTATAAGTGGCACTGCAGAG gtggGCAATTGGgagttttgtattaaaaatgttcatacAGCAACTCAAACTTTATCAGTAACAGCAACCTCTCGACCAGCATGTTCTAATGTTCCTCCTGTGAGCACTGCAGCTCACATGAGCAGGGCAAAAAGAGCATTTAATCCAGTTGTTGTTTATGCAGAGGTTAGCCAAGGGTTTTTGCCTGTTCTTGGCGCAACTGTGATAGCCACCATAGAGAAGGATGGTGCCGCAGCAGTAACCCTTGAACTTCTTGATAATGGTGCAG GTGCTGACATGACAAAGAATGATGGAATCTACTCAAGGTACTTTACTTCTTTACAAGGCACTGGAAGATACAGTCTAAAAGTGAATGCCCGTGGGACAAATACAACCACCAGACTTAGCCTCCAGCAAAATCGAGCCTCATATATACGAGGCTACAGAGAAAATG gTAAAATTTATCTGAATGCACCGAGACCTAAATTTGCTGATAAAGAAATCCAAGTCAAGCTGGGAAGTTTCAGCAGAATTTCAACAAGTTCTCTTGTAGTGAATATAGAAGGAGATTCTGCTCCTATTTATCCACCCTGTAAAGTTACAGACCTTCATGCTCgtatagaaaacaaaacaatagtCTTGTCTTGGACAGCTCCAGGAGGTGACTTTGACAATGGAAAAG ctgaTCACTACATaataaaaagcagtgaaaatctTCTGGACTTAAGAAATCACTTTGATCGTGCTACTTCTGTGAATTCCTCTAATCTCATACCTCAGGAGGCGGGTAgagaagaaacatttgaaattaaaccagaaaatttCATAACAGAAAAAGACACCGTAATCTACTTTGCTCTGCGTGCTGTTGATGATACCAACTTGACTTCAGAGGTTTCTAATATAGCACAAGCCACGTGGTTCATTCCTTCAAAAGCATCTGTGCCTTTAGATTATGACGGCAACAATGATGGTGCTAGCAGTACAGTAATAGCGGCAATAGTAGCTCTGTGTGTAGTAGTTGTTTGTACTGTTGTAACTTCAACTCTGTGtgttttacaaaaacaaaagggaagagTGGATATTGAAACAATGCAAAAGcatgtgtaa
- the LOC104639336 gene encoding calcium-activated chloride channel regulator 1 isoform X2 — translation MRVTGSLIFLLSFQLLHLAKSSMVWLNKNGYEDLVVAINPQVPEDTNIILNTMNMIKNASNYLFETTKHRFFFKSVKIIIPKTWKKNPNYSRLKTESYDKADVIIADPNIKYGDDPYTLQYGGCREKGRYIHFTPNFLLNDNLTNVYGEKGRIFVHEWAHLRWGVFNEYNDDIPFYVSRNSASVEATSCPAGVAGIPVFQDCRGDKCEPRSCRYDGQLYEKGCIFIPDVQQNISCCIMYSQYIPSVVEFCDKNTHNSEAPNMQNKICNHKSTWEVIMESDDFHNSAVVNASVPPSETNFRLLQTQDRAIALVLDVSGSMSMLIADKMNTTYGSEIVLLTDGEDSHIAACFDVVKESGAKIHTIALGPEADKDLEELSELTGGLKLYAVDAFVPSKLIETFSAITSGSGDISKQSIQLESKELVVQPSEWMNTTVPVDKTVGNDTFFSIAWNQSQPFFFLKDSKGKVYGSSDFTIRNSNTARLSISGTAEVGNWEFCIKNVHTATQTLSVTATSRPACSNVPPVSTAAHMSRAKRAFNPVVVYAEVSQGFLPVLGATVIATIEKDGAAAVTLELLDNGAGADMTKNDGIYSRYFTSLQGTGRYSLKVNARGTNTTTRLSLQQNRASYIRGYRENGKIYLNAPRPKFADKEIQVKLGSFSRISTSSLVVNIEGDSAPIYPPCKVTDLHARIENKTIVLSWTAPGGDFDNGKADHYIIKSSENLLDLRNHFDRATSVNSSNLIPQEAGREETFEIKPENFITEKDTVIYFALRAVDDTNLTSEVSNIAQATWFIPSKASVPLDYDGNNDGASSTVIAAIVALCVVVVCTVVTSTLCVLQKQKGRVDIETMQKHV, via the exons ATGAGGGTGACTGGGAGCTTgatatttttgctgtcttttcagCTCCTGCATTTGGCAAAAAGTTCTATGGTATGGCTAAATAAGAATGGCTATGAGGATTTGGTTGTTGCAATTAATCCCCAGGTGCCAGAAGATACCAACATCATCCTGAACACGATG AACATGATTAAAAATGCTTCTAATTACTTGTTTGAAACGACAAAACATCGTTTTTTCTTCAAGTCTGTAAAAATTATAATTCctaaaacatggaagaaaaaccccaactattCAAGATTAAAAACAGAATCATATGACAAG GCAGATGTCATCATAGCAGACCCTAATATAAAATATGGAGATGATCCTTATACCTTACAGTATGGAGGATGTAGGGAGAAAGGACGTTACATCCATTTCACACCTAACTTCCTGTTAAATGACAATTTGACTAATGTTTATGGAGAAAAAG GTCGAATTTTTGTCCACGAATGGGCTCACCTTCGGTGGGGAGTGTTCAATGAATATAATGACGACATACCTTTTTATGTGTCTAGAAATTCTGCAAGTGTTGAAGCAAcaag CTGTCCAGCTGGTGTGGCTGGTATACCTGTTTTCCAAGACTGCAGAGGAGATAAATGTGAGCCAAGAAGCTGTAGATATGATGGTCAGCTGTATGAAAAAGGATGTATATTTATTCCAGATGTACAACAAAATATCTCATGTTGTATTATGTATTCACAGTACATACCATCT GTGGTTGAATTTTGTGATAAAAACACTCACAATAGTGAAGCTCCAAATATGCAGAATAAGATATGCAACCACAAAAGCACCTGGGAAGTAATTATGGAATCTGACGACTTTCACAATTCGGCTGTTGTAAATGCTTCTGTGCCCCCCTCTGAGACTAATTTCAGGCTACTGCAGACCCAAGACAGAGCAATTGCTTTAGTACTGGATGTTTCTGGGAGCATGTCAATG TTAATTGCAGATAAAATGAATACTACATATGGTTCAGAAATTGTGTTACTGACAGATGGAGAGGACTCACATATAGCAGCTTGCTTTGATGTGGTGAAAGAAAGTGGGGCAAAAATTCACACCATTGCACTGGGGCCAGAGGCAGACAAAGACTTAGAAGAACTTTCAGAACTAACAG GAGGTTTGAAGCTTTATGCTGTAGATGCATTTGTCCCCAGCAAATTAATTGAGACATTCAGTGCAATTACCTCGGGAAGCGGAGATATTTCTAAACAATCTATTCAG CTTGAAAGCAAAGAGCTAGTTGTTCAGCCTTCTGAATGGATGAATACTACTGTGCCTGTTGACAAAACTGTGGGAAATGACACCTTCTTCAGCATTGCATGGAACCAGTCtcagccattttttttcctgaaggactcCAAAGGAAAAGTATATGGAAGCTCAGACTTTACAATCCGTAATTCAAACACAGCTAGACTCAGTATAAGTGGCACTGCAGAG gtggGCAATTGGgagttttgtattaaaaatgttcatacAGCAACTCAAACTTTATCAGTAACAGCAACCTCTCGACCAGCATGTTCTAATGTTCCTCCTGTGAGCACTGCAGCTCACATGAGCAGGGCAAAAAGAGCATTTAATCCAGTTGTTGTTTATGCAGAGGTTAGCCAAGGGTTTTTGCCTGTTCTTGGCGCAACTGTGATAGCCACCATAGAGAAGGATGGTGCCGCAGCAGTAACCCTTGAACTTCTTGATAATGGTGCAG GTGCTGACATGACAAAGAATGATGGAATCTACTCAAGGTACTTTACTTCTTTACAAGGCACTGGAAGATACAGTCTAAAAGTGAATGCCCGTGGGACAAATACAACCACCAGACTTAGCCTCCAGCAAAATCGAGCCTCATATATACGAGGCTACAGAGAAAATG gTAAAATTTATCTGAATGCACCGAGACCTAAATTTGCTGATAAAGAAATCCAAGTCAAGCTGGGAAGTTTCAGCAGAATTTCAACAAGTTCTCTTGTAGTGAATATAGAAGGAGATTCTGCTCCTATTTATCCACCCTGTAAAGTTACAGACCTTCATGCTCgtatagaaaacaaaacaatagtCTTGTCTTGGACAGCTCCAGGAGGTGACTTTGACAATGGAAAAG ctgaTCACTACATaataaaaagcagtgaaaatctTCTGGACTTAAGAAATCACTTTGATCGTGCTACTTCTGTGAATTCCTCTAATCTCATACCTCAGGAGGCGGGTAgagaagaaacatttgaaattaaaccagaaaatttCATAACAGAAAAAGACACCGTAATCTACTTTGCTCTGCGTGCTGTTGATGATACCAACTTGACTTCAGAGGTTTCTAATATAGCACAAGCCACGTGGTTCATTCCTTCAAAAGCATCTGTGCCTTTAGATTATGACGGCAACAATGATGGTGCTAGCAGTACAGTAATAGCGGCAATAGTAGCTCTGTGTGTAGTAGTTGTTTGTACTGTTGTAACTTCAACTCTGTGtgttttacaaaaacaaaagggaagagTGGATATTGAAACAATGCAAAAGcatgtgtaa